The following proteins come from a genomic window of Trifolium pratense cultivar HEN17-A07 linkage group LG4, ARS_RC_1.1, whole genome shotgun sequence:
- the LOC123923060 gene encoding lysosomal amino acid transporter 1-like isoform X1: MAPSYCVNENKECVKWVETYFKDCLCNLRDDISFSLGLMSLVSWGVAEIPQIITIFRTKSSHGVSLAFLLTWVAGDICNLVGCLLEPATLPTQFYTALLYASTTVILLLQIAYYDHILIWYKRRQHVNNKWAIEEEKRPLKPKPSQEHSAIAIPNDTHKSASPREYYYMSARSLAGSATPPSLTYIRAAKSDPPAMEFIHDSSDDEASSNISTTQPRPILPRSVDGRFGTFLATAINLPLKGNAMTMRYGYIGFTGIKLFQENENEIHSKYGQYLGWVMAAIYTCSRIPQIWLNIKRGSVEGLNPFMFVFALIANVSYVGSILVRTTEYESIKANMPWLLDATVCVALDIFIISQYIYYRYFRNREAKSDDGESLK; this comes from the exons ATGGCACCTTCTTATTGTGTGAATGAGAACAAAGAGTGTGTGAAATGGGTTGAGACATACTTCAAAGACTGTCTTTGCAATTTGAGAGATGATATATCATTCAGTTTGGGACTCATGAGTTTAGTGTCATGGGGAGTTGCTGAAATTCCTCAGATAATCACTATTTTTCGTACCAAGTCTAGTCATGGAGTTTCACTTGCCTTTCTCCTCACTTGGGTTGCTGG AGACATATGCAACTTGGTGGGTTGCCTCCTGGAACCAGCAACG TTGCCTACACAGTTTTACACAGCCCTG CTTTATGCAAGCACTACAGTCATATTACTGCTGCAAATCGCATACTATGACCACATTCTCATATGGTACAAACGTCGCCAGCATGTTAACAACAAATGG GCTATTGAAGAAGAGAAAAGACCCTTGAAACCAAAACCAAGTCAAGAACATTCTGCGATTGCAATACCCAATGACACACACAAATCAGCATCTCCAAGGGAGTATTACTATAT GTCAGCAAGATCGTTGGCCGGGAGCGCGACTCCACCATCGCTTACTTACATAAGAGCTGCTAAAAGTGATCCTCCAGCCATGGAATTCATTCACGACTCTTCTGATGATGAAGCATCTTCTAACATCTCTACAACTCAGCCTAGGCCCATACTACCACGTTCTGTAGAT GGTCGTTTTGGAACATTTCTAGCTACAGCCATTAATTTACCCTTGAAGGGTAATGCTATGACTATGAGATATGGATACATAGGATTTACAGGAATAAAGCTCTTCCAG gaaaatgaaaatgagataCATAGTAAATATGGACAATATTTGGGATGGGTCATGGCTGCTATCTATACATGTAGTCGTATTCCTCAAATTTGGTTGAAT ATTAAAAGAGGTAGTGTGGAG GGCTTAAATCCTTTCATGTTCGTCTTTGCACTGATTGCTAATGTCTCTTATGTGGGAAG TATTCTTGTACGAACAACAGAATATGAAAGCATCAAAGCTAATATGCCATGGTTGTTGGATGCAACAGTTTGTGTGGCACTAGACATTTTT ATAATATCACAGTACATTTACTATAGATACTTTCGCAACAGAGAAGCAAAAAGTGATGATGGAGAAAGCTTGAAGTAG
- the LOC123923132 gene encoding probable calcium-binding protein CML41, with protein MASILKPSKWFSSKGLKHRSKSSNSSSLCSPKSPMMNYNKNEDDKGLREVFKYFDGDGDGKISAYELRSYFGSIGEHMSHEEAERVIRYIDTDADDLLDFNDFIKLMKGEEGSENDKDLRKAFEMFVWDEKEDCITPKGLQRMLQRLGDDRSYEECVVMIDAFDVDHNGVLDFDEFHQMMV; from the coding sequence ATGGCTAGCATTCTAAAACCATCCAAATGGTTCTCTAGCAAAGGTCTTAAGCATAGATCAAAATCTTCCAATTCATCATCACTATGCTCTCCAAAATCTCCAATGATGAATTATAACAAGAATGAAGATGATAAAGGATTAAGAGAGGTTTTCAAATACTTTGATGGAGATGGAGATGGAAAAATTTCAGCCTATGAATTAAGGTCATATTTTGGGTCAATTGGAGAGCACATGTCTCATGAAGAAGCCGAAAGGGTGATTCGATATATCGATACCGATGCCGATGACTTGTTAGATTTTAATGATTTCATTAAGTTGATGAAAGGTGAAGAAGGAAGTGAAAATGATAAAGATTTAAGAAAAGCTTTTGAGATGTTTGTTTGGGATGAGAAAGAAGATTGTATTACTCCAAAAGGGTTGCAAAGGATGTTGCAACGTCTTGGAGATGATAGGTCTTATGAAGAGTGTGTTGTTATGATTGATGCATTTGATGTAGATCATAATGGGGTTCTTGATTTCGATGAGTTTCATCAAATGAtggtttaa
- the LOC123923220 gene encoding probable galacturonosyltransferase-like 1, translating into MKFTTLITLCILLHFSKHTLSTITTTTLEQNFKEAPKFYNSPTCTTITNHTCSIEAVHVAMTLDVSYIRGSMAAILSILQHSSCPENIIFHFITSSSKPSTVLNRIITNSFPYLKYQIYPFNDAPVAGLISTSIRSALDCPLNYVRTYLADILPVCISKVVYLDSDLIVVDDIAKLAATPLRSNTVLAAPEYCNANFSIYFTPSFWSNPSLSLTFANREACYFNTGVMVIDLQRWRSGEYTTMIREWMELQKRMRIYELGSLPPFLLVFAGRITPVDHRWNQHGLGGDNFRGLCRDLHPGPVSLLHWSGKGKPWARLDGNRACPLDALWAPYDLLKTHFAIEV; encoded by the coding sequence ATGAAATTCACCACATTAATCACATTATGTATCCTCCTTCACTTCTCCAAACACACCTTAAgcaccatcaccaccaccacccttGAACAAAACTTCAAAGAAGCACCAAAATTCTACAACTCCCCAACCTGCACAACAATTACAAACCACACATGCTCAATCGAAGCCGTACACGTGGCAATGACACTTGACGTGTCATACATCCGTGGCTCCATGGCAGCAATCCTCTCCATACTCCAACACTCCTCATGTCCAGAAAACATTATTTTCCATTTCATTACTTCCTCTTCAAAACCTTCAACCGTTCTCAACAGAATTATAACTAACTCTTTTCCTTATCTAAAATACCAAATATACCCTTTCAACGACGCACCCGTCGCCGGATTAATCTCCACCTCCATTCGCTCCGCCCTTGATTGTCCGCTCAACTACGTCCGCACCTACCTCGCCGACATCCTTCCCGTCTGTATCTCTAAAGTTGTTTATCTTGACTCCGATTTGATCGTCGTCGACGACATTGCAAAACTCGCCGCTACTCCTCTCCGTTCAAACACTGTCCTCGCCGCGCCGGAATATTGTAATGCGAATTTCAGTATTTACTTTACTCCTTCGTTTTGGTCGAATCCTTCTCTTTCACTTACGTTCGCGAATCGTGAGGCTTGTTACTTTAATACTGGAGTTATGGTTATTGATCTTCAACGGTGGCGTTCCGGTGAGTATACGACGATGATTCGGGAGTGGATGGAGTTGCAGAAGAGAATGAGGATCTATGAATTGGGATCATTGCCGCcgtttttgttggtttttgctGGGAGGATTACGCCGGTGGATCATCGGTGGAATCAGCATGGGCTTGGTGGTGATAATTTTCGTGGGCTTTGTAGGGATTTGCATCCGGGCCCGGTGAGTTTGTTGCATTGGAGTGGAAAGGGAAAACCGTGGGCCAGGCTTGATGGGAATCGGGCTTGTCCTTTGGATGCTTTGTGGGCTCCATATGATCTTCTCAAGACTCATTTTGCTATTGAGGTGTAG
- the LOC123923060 gene encoding probable vacuolar amino acid transporter YPQ2 isoform X2 — translation MAPSYCVNENKECVKWVETYFKDCLCNLRDDISFSLGLMSLVSWGVAEIPQIITIFRTKSSHGVSLAFLLTWVAGDICNLVGCLLEPATLPTQFYTALLYASTTVILLLQIAYYDHILIWYKRRQHVNNKWAIEEEKRPLKPKPSQEHSAIAIPNDTHKSASPREYYYMSARSLAGSATPPSLTYIRAAKSDPPAMEFIHDSSDDEASSNISTTQPRPILPRSVDGRFGTFLATAINLPLKGNAMTMRYGYIGFTGIKLFQIKRGSVEGLNPFMFVFALIANVSYVGSILVRTTEYESIKANMPWLLDATVCVALDIFIISQYIYYRYFRNREAKSDDGESLK, via the exons ATGGCACCTTCTTATTGTGTGAATGAGAACAAAGAGTGTGTGAAATGGGTTGAGACATACTTCAAAGACTGTCTTTGCAATTTGAGAGATGATATATCATTCAGTTTGGGACTCATGAGTTTAGTGTCATGGGGAGTTGCTGAAATTCCTCAGATAATCACTATTTTTCGTACCAAGTCTAGTCATGGAGTTTCACTTGCCTTTCTCCTCACTTGGGTTGCTGG AGACATATGCAACTTGGTGGGTTGCCTCCTGGAACCAGCAACG TTGCCTACACAGTTTTACACAGCCCTG CTTTATGCAAGCACTACAGTCATATTACTGCTGCAAATCGCATACTATGACCACATTCTCATATGGTACAAACGTCGCCAGCATGTTAACAACAAATGG GCTATTGAAGAAGAGAAAAGACCCTTGAAACCAAAACCAAGTCAAGAACATTCTGCGATTGCAATACCCAATGACACACACAAATCAGCATCTCCAAGGGAGTATTACTATAT GTCAGCAAGATCGTTGGCCGGGAGCGCGACTCCACCATCGCTTACTTACATAAGAGCTGCTAAAAGTGATCCTCCAGCCATGGAATTCATTCACGACTCTTCTGATGATGAAGCATCTTCTAACATCTCTACAACTCAGCCTAGGCCCATACTACCACGTTCTGTAGAT GGTCGTTTTGGAACATTTCTAGCTACAGCCATTAATTTACCCTTGAAGGGTAATGCTATGACTATGAGATATGGATACATAGGATTTACAGGAATAAAGCTCTTCCAG ATTAAAAGAGGTAGTGTGGAG GGCTTAAATCCTTTCATGTTCGTCTTTGCACTGATTGCTAATGTCTCTTATGTGGGAAG TATTCTTGTACGAACAACAGAATATGAAAGCATCAAAGCTAATATGCCATGGTTGTTGGATGCAACAGTTTGTGTGGCACTAGACATTTTT ATAATATCACAGTACATTTACTATAGATACTTTCGCAACAGAGAAGCAAAAAGTGATGATGGAGAAAGCTTGAAGTAG